Part of the Deltaproteobacteria bacterium genome is shown below.
TCGTCGAGAACCACGATATCCGCCTTCCGGCCCGAGATGATCTCCTTCGCCAATTTCCAGCCTTCGCGGGCAAGGCGAATGTCCTCGGGATCGGGGTTCTTCCGGTTCACGAAGGTGTCGCGCCCCGCCTGGTGGATCTCGACGTGGGGGGCGAGCATCCGGACCCCCGCGAGTTCGCCGTAGTCGATCCAACCCTTCATGAACTGGATGATGACCGTCTTCAGCCCGTGGCCGGCGGCGCGAACGGCGAGCCCGAGGGACGCGGTGGTCTTCCCTTTTCCGTTCCCGGTGTAGACCTGAACGTACCCTTTTCCGATGGCTCCCCCGCTCACGTCGCGCCTACCCGCAGAGGGCCCGCGAGATCACGAGCCGCTGGATCTCGGAGGTCCCCTCGTAGATCGTGGTCACCTGGATATCGCGCAGGTGTCGCTCCACCGGATATTCCCGGATGTAGCCGTACCCGCCCAGCACCTGCACCGCGGCGTGGCACGCGCGGTTCCCCGCCTCCGCGGCGAAGAGCTTGGCCATCGACGCCTCTTTCGAGAACGGGACGCCCTTCTCCTTCAGGCACGCGGCGCGGAACGTGAGCAACTGGGCGGCGTCGAGCTCGGTCGCGGCGTCCGCGAGCTTCCACTGGATCGCCTGGAATTCGCCGATCGCCTGCCCGAACTGACGCCGGTCCCTCGCGTACTCCATCGCAGTGGAAAGCGCCGACCGCGCGATCCCGATCGCCTGCGACGCGATGCCGATCCGTCCGCCGTCGAGCGACGAGAGCGCGATCTTCAACCCTTCCCCGGGGGCGCCCAGCATCGCCGATTTCGGCACCCGGCACTCCTCGAAGGAAAGGGAGACGGTGTCGGACCCCTTGATCCCCATCTTGCGCTCGGCCTTTCCGACGGAGAACCCCGGAGTCCCGGACTCGACCAGGAAAGCGCTGATCTTCCGCGGCGACTTCCGCGTCAGCGCCATGACGATCGTGACGCAGGCGTGGGCGCCGTTCGTGATGAAGACCTTCGAGCCGTCGAGAATGAACCCGTCTCCGTCTTCCCGGGCGAACGTCGAAAGTCCCCCCGCGTCGGAACCGGCACCGGGCTCGGTGAGAGCGAACGCC
Proteins encoded:
- the cobO gene encoding cob(I)yrinic acid a,c-diamide adenosyltransferase — its product is MSGGAIGKGYVQVYTGNGKGKTTASLGLAVRAAGHGLKTVIIQFMKGWIDYGELAGVRMLAPHVEIHQAGRDTFVNRKNPDPEDIRLAREGWKLAKEIISGRKADIVVLDEINCAMDFGLLPVGEVLEAIQGKPDGMELVLTGRGAPPEIIEAADLVTEMREIRHYYAKGVDARVGV
- a CDS encoding acyl-CoA dehydrogenase family protein, which encodes MSRKEFAPRAAQVDEESRYPAENHRRLAGLGLLGMLYPASFGGSEAGPVSYAIALREVAGGCAATGVGMAVTNMAGEAIFRFGNDAQRGHYLPMLSGGKGAGAFALTEPGAGSDAGGLSTFAREDGDGFILDGSKVFITNGAHACVTIVMALTRKSPRKISAFLVESGTPGFSVGKAERKMGIKGSDTVSLSFEECRVPKSAMLGAPGEGLKIALSSLDGGRIGIASQAIGIARSALSTAMEYARDRRQFGQAIGEFQAIQWKLADAATELDAAQLLTFRAACLKEKGVPFSKEASMAKLFAAEAGNRACHAAVQVLGGYGYIREYPVERHLRDIQVTTIYEGTSEIQRLVISRALCG